CACCAGAAAAGAGTATGACTCCTTGGCTGATGTTGCAGCCAGTGTCATCCACCCATTCTACAAAGGCATGAAGAAAAAGATCGACAAATAAGACCACAAACTATGGGGGGTCAGCCCGCTGCCAGAGAAGCTCATCGAGTACGCAGGAATAGATGCGTACACTACGTACAAGTCATGGAAGATAATCGACAACATCACAATAGGTTGGGAAATTTCAAAAGAGCAGGAGGCTGACCCCTACTACCACTGCCACTATGCGGGATGTAGAGCCATCAAAGTGTGCCTTTGTGCTGCTTGCGCTTGTGCTTGCCTTTTATCTTGTTGTTTCAAATTTGTAGTTTGCTCTTTTTAGGTTAAACCAGTTTGATTATGTCTTGTGTGTCAGGGTTGAACCAGTCTACTTATGTCGTGCTTGTCACGGTTGAACAAGTCtgcttatgtcatcaagtacattGTTTGCTTATCTCGTTATATAAGTTTGGTAGCTTCGTATTTTGTTTATGCATCATTTCAAATTCAAAAGTAGCTTGTGAATGGAACTTTGTGGCTGCTCTTCAGTACTAGTTATGAAGCAACTAATCACACAAGGATGTTCCATGTGTAGATTCGATTCAGTATTGTATGGAAAACATAATGTTGAAAACAATCAGTACAATTTTAGTGCATCCACTTCATGTACTGTTCACAAACTACAGCATGTACTATTCTCATTCATATGTACAATTTTAGTGCAGCCACTTCATGTACTGTTCACAAACTACAACATGTACTATTCTCATTCATATGTACAATTCTACTGAAACAAAAATATTAGTACTTCATGTACTGTTCTCATTCATATGTAGCTGCTAGAAAATTAACAAGTACTACAACAGAAAAAGTTAAGAAGCATCATCACACACTTATATTGGTCACTTGCAGACTAAGTACGACAGTACTAGTACACTTGAACGAACAATACATACTTACTACAATCAAAAGTACAAAGAAGCATCAGTTCGCAACCCCTCAAAAAATAAATGTCAGACTAAGCACAACAGTGCTACTATAGTGCTATAGTACAATTTAGTTTACACACAAGGACTATAGTGCTAAAAACTAATACCAGAAGACCCTTGAGAATAatcacaaaaacaaacaaaaaaaggcTAAAACTCAATGAAAAGATAACAGTTCGAGAAAACTCACAagaactacaacaaaagtatcagtCCACATTACTGGTGGAGTCAAGTACTAGATTTgaaaccaaaaaaataaaaaaatgaccgCCCGAGGACAGGCAGGCCCTAACGCAGGTAGATACTTGAGCTCGAGCCCACAGCGGAACCGTTGGCAAATCCCTAGTAATCAGCACAACGCTGGGCCAGCCGACCAGGGCCCACAGGTCATGATAGAGAGCGAGCGTCATGTATAAGCGCTCAGGTAAGTATTCAGAGGAGTTCAACCAGTTGGACTTGCcagcgcttataaacaggtcgaGAGCCCCCTCGCTTAGCGAGGTGGGAATAAACCCAGACCACACGCACAACCAGCAGTCCTCAAATCACCCGCGAAGCCAATTTGGGCCGAAAAAGGGCCCAATAGCCTCCCTCGTCGCCAAACACCCCACCCATAAGGCATGTTCGATAAAGCAGAGCGCAGcagaaagaaaaataaactacAACAAAAAAATGTTCGAAAACTAAATGTACAAAAGTTCAAATACTTTTCGCAGGCAATAATTTTAAatccaaaaataaaaataaaaataaattgaGCTCTGCACCACGGATTAGAtgataaaaaaaggaaaaaaatacgATAGAAAAACAACAAAACTTTGGAAAGCGGAGAACTTAATAGGCTATCTATTAAATGCACATAATTTAAACCAGTGAATTAAATTTtactttcaagttcaactactaaaatgcAAGAAGTTCAAATAGATATTGTTTGTCAATTATGCTAAATTTCTTATTTATATAAAATCTGACTAGAGCTCAACTAACGATTTCATCGTAAATAATCTCCATCCCAAAAAAAAAATCTCAGTTCATACATACATATGATATCAATACTACAAAATCAGGCCACTCATGATACATCCACACACCACTGTGACACCAATTTTCAAAAACCTTACGCTGTATGAAATTACAATTCAGTACCCGCAACGCTAAACAATAAGTACAAAAAAGAGAGTACAAAAACTATAAAGGCCTAACTTAGGTTGGGACAGATGAAAAAAAATAAGTCTCAGTTTTGAGCAACAACTCGCAGTGCACTGAAAAAAATTCAGTTCAACTAGTATATAAGACTTCAATGCAAAAAAAAAGACTTAACCTCCACACTGAAAAACATCACAAAGTATAACGTCACTCAAACAGTACAAAATGCCATCATCACTGACCCTGAGACGAGCAAGTGTGATTAGCAGTTGATAAGTACAGCTTGACAAGACTACTCAGTGCGACCAGATTAATACCCTGGCAATGAAATTGGCTTGGACGGTTGGTTCTTCCAGGCCACCGCCCGCGCCACCCACTGGGCGGTTGCCACAACGGACTGCAACTGCACCCCACGACCACTACCCCCACGCCCCCGACGGAACACCTCCCACACATCCCCGTCCACGCCCTCATTTTCTTCCATCTCTGCttcattccattccgagaacCATTGTTGCCGCTTCCGTCTCCACTACAAACAACCTAGAAACTTCTCTCTTCCAAGCCCACAGTCGCCGGAGGAGGGCAATGGTGGAGGAACCATCTACCAAGCGTCATCGTCACGAGACGTCCGACAAGAGCTGCAACCTCGATGACGTTCACGTCCCTTGCGAGAAGCACGAGTACACCAAAACCCTCACAGGGGTTGAGCTCCACGGCAAGGAGACACTGGAGATCGTTTGCACCAGCAAACCAGACAAGGCCGACGAGATGATGAGCAGGCTGAGGATGAAGGGCGGCGGCTTGTATCCTAGCTTCATCGGAGTTGATGTGGAGTTTACCACAAAAGATGAACCTCCCCAGATGGCAACAGTCCTGCAATTATGCGTGGAGGAACTCTGCTTGGTGTACCACATCGCAGCGGCCAAATAATGGTGATCCATACTACTCTTCATTCATCTgttctactagtactactcccTGAAAATTTCTTTGAACTTGTTTCCCAACTAGATGAAACTACTGTAGTTTGTGAAAGTGGATGCACGAGTACATGTTTCTCAAGTAGATGCACTATAATATATTTTGAAACTGATGCACTGGATTAGCATCTGAAATTGTTTCACCAGATTAATTTCTGAACTTGATGTACTAGCATAGTTTCTGATCTTGATGCACTAGTGTAGTTTATAGAGTTGATGTATTAAAAGATGTTTCTAAACTTGATGTACGAAAGTAGTTTCTGAACCTTGTCTGATGTTATTTTCAGTAGCAAAAAAAAGTAAGAACTTGTTGAAGCACTGGTATAGGTCTTTTATTCAACAAAAAGAAAACTAAACTTGAAGTAAGCAGCACATAGATCATTGACTCTGGTAAATAGGTTCTTGAACTGGGTGAAGCATTTGGTGAAGCACTGAAGATaccaaaaaagaaaaataacaaGGTGTAGTTGAATTTAATTTCACAACTTTGTGTATTAGTTTCTGAACTACATTTATCCATGACTTATACTATATAAGCATCTACCTTATGGATTATCACTTGTAAACCAAAAAAACAGAAGAATTAAATCTTCAAAAAAGAACACTAATCTTCAATATGTGTCTCCCCCTTGCAGGCCCAAGTGCCTCAAAGAGTTCCTGCAGGAGGAGAATTGTACACATTTGTCGGTTTCAGCATTGAAGGTGACAAGCTGATGCTGAACAAGTCTGGTTTGGAGATCAACCCCAAGAACTTCACCAACATTCAGCGATTCTACAGACTTCCAGGCACTGTAAAAGAGTATGACTCCTTGGCGGATGTTGCTACCAGCGTCATCCACCCATTCTACAAATGCATGAAGAAGAAGATCGACAGGGAGGAAGACCACAAACTGTAGGGGATCAGCCCGCTGCCAGgcaatgtaacatcccaaattttcaatttggaatgttatactttagatcatcattgcataccatattttattgcattttgatttgatcctagaaattccacgcaactcaaggacccacggagagagttggggatttcaatttatttcatattcgaatttttctcaaatttttgaaaagaggatcgtttgattttaatgatttttctctgaaatatttattttataaaaaaataaaagagagaggataaaatgacttcctcaaaataaagaaacatcagagatttaatattaaaatcaagtAAGATTTTTATTCAGagtttatcgctattttatttgaattaggaaattatgtgtttttcaaaattgcattttaggcccaaataaatgttcaccttgtccggatTATTTTTagaagacggggaaaatttatttcaagatttttggagtctgtttagtatttgtttttctttctttttctgcacgtcggaattattaaaaaaaaagtcaaaccgactccgggccgtacccgagcgggactccgcccggggggcctttataagccaccccgccccgagccgccgaagcccaccagcgccgccagcccgccccgcgcccgaaaccctaaccctatccGCCGCCgctgcacgccgccgccgccgcccgcgccgcctcgacggagccgcccgccgccaccgtcgtcgccggagccgccggaggtagccgccgccgccgcttttcTTCGGAAAACCGCATGGTTTTTTTAAGAACCGCGGTTTatatttttttagatcggtttttttggtttagttagaTAGAGAAcgctcgttcgttcgttcgtttgttttaatgaacggttttcacggtttaaccgcagacagcgaacgctcgttcgttagcctgttcgtcagtttttctttttctcggattttccgcgattattttcgatcgcgatttctgatctgatTTTCATTCTAGTATtccttttcgctcgtttatcggaatcaggcgattcaagcgcctagagttttgtatcgaaaccctctttctgtttaaccaacttgaacaagattttgctactgtaaaatttgactttagttcaaattagtaaacaaagcttgtttctttcgccgtttgagttttgttgtttcgtttgatttgattctttttgcaaaccggagttcttaagttgaactttatggttagatcttttatttcaGTTTTACCCGTGCTCTTGCTTGATTTCTTATTATATGCTTGTTTatttgcgatagagtacctggagtgcgaagcgtgctactacgagtctctaggtttcgcggatcatcagcaaggcaagtaacactttgatcatacctcgtactacccagttttattgcattagatcaatcatcaaacaattgcatggttaggatctgaattaaattgtgggtttgggaagtagatgaggtagtacctattcacctgtttattatcaaaccttgggagttacttctacgctatgcttatattgccatgctatgctcgtagacgtggattgggtttgagtgtgtccatgacagttgtgagattgttaattattggttcaacttaaggtggcaacttaaatacacatctgggtggattgaggcacctggggaatccagtgattgcctgtatttttttggaaatcccggggtaccgtgtgattctcctatggactgccacccaggctcaaagggatcataagatcattcatgctagaaacttccgtgtgcagccacaagctattatgggctttagcatagttgattaagtcgtgtgaactcttacaatGGTAGACgaatgtaggtggtacggtctacccatcgtaaggtgctaacgcttctgaaagactatgtctcggtcatccatttctgaaacatcttgtagtgcgagaaaccaaacggaggagatcgagtcttgtggggaaaagtgcgcaaacctctgcagagtgtataaactaatcatggttagccgtgtccccggttatggacatcttgagtatctggttcttggattatcatgttgatctcatcactacttaattaatttgattgggttgttaatgattacttttaaatgggattgagagggggtttaacttctcaatattttttcaacaaactttgtagttaaataaaacttattcctttgcagtagggaaaaattggcttttcgcaaaacatattaaccctacagcctccaccagccatatatgcatgtagtgatagcattattctgtccTTTATcctttgtgttacattgccagcatattccatgtgctgacccgttttcgggctgcaacgtatcatgttgtagactttttagacgacgagcaaggagccttaggtcgtggtctttcactcagtgatgccgttggagttgatggactcactttatcttccaagccttccgcctgttatcgttttagatggcattaagccatatttattgtaataagttctcttttgagacattcgatgtaataagtgtgtgattgctactctgttataaatcctccaagtactgtgtgtgtcagcattaccgatccagggatgacacttatgcacagagatcagactgtttgaggtctggtcgctaccgACAAGCTCATCGAGTACGCAGGAATAGATGCGTACGCCATGTACAAGTCATG
This genomic window from Aegilops tauschii subsp. strangulata cultivar AL8/78 chromosome 4, Aet v6.0, whole genome shotgun sequence contains:
- the LOC141021933 gene encoding uncharacterized protein, with translation MVEEPSTKRHRHETSDKSCNLDDVHVPCEKHEYTKTLTGVELHGKETLEIVCTSKPDKADEMMSRLRMKGGGLYPSFIGVDVEFTTKDEPPQMAQVPQRVPAGGELYTFVGFSIEGDKLMLNKSGLEINPKNFTNIQRFYRLPGTVKEYDSLADVATSVIHPFYKCMKKKIDREEDHKL